The following are encoded together in the Blautia obeum ATCC 29174 genome:
- a CDS encoding TldD/PmbA family protein produces the protein MKIEKNSTEIIQEYMVYYLNGERFASSTMQGGKRAYTIENYDRRLYVENSKDIFSKEKENILDKLDIGTLMYENLVHSLKVVGTVKRVLISMILQKHKYVFEKEKTDMINNVFAEVNVTYMLDERIIPVVRRRKVINGNICSALQEIVKSIVEKYKNITKLKIRNLQTAKYNVILCPGQGGVLIHEGIGHNLEGDIYFKKESLLNNMLKKKIFNKQINISDSCNEIDYIYYNLSSDGSVTQNVDLVKNGVINGLLSDMYISSCYGVEDTGNGRCATFENMALPRMRNTYLHNGEKTANEIIDNMREGIIALELGGGSVDIVSGHFVFNIALGGYVRNGEIVSILPPCLLEGNVLKTLNSISEIGNDLEFKFAKCVKDGQELDVSYGCPTIKLESQQIFF, from the coding sequence ATGAAAATAGAAAAAAATTCAACAGAAATAATTCAGGAATATATGGTTTATTACTTGAATGGTGAAAGATTTGCTTCTAGTACGATGCAGGGAGGAAAAAGGGCGTATACTATTGAAAATTACGATAGACGATTATATGTCGAAAATAGTAAAGATATTTTTAGTAAAGAGAAAGAAAATATATTAGATAAATTAGATATAGGGACTCTTATGTATGAAAATTTGGTACATAGTCTAAAAGTGGTAGGAACGGTAAAGAGAGTCCTTATTTCTATGATCTTGCAAAAACATAAATATGTATTTGAAAAAGAAAAAACGGATATGATAAACAATGTCTTTGCAGAAGTAAATGTGACATATATGTTAGATGAAAGAATAATTCCTGTTGTTAGAAGAAGAAAAGTAATAAACGGAAATATTTGTAGTGCTTTGCAAGAAATTGTAAAGAGTATAGTGGAAAAATATAAAAATATTACAAAATTAAAAATTAGAAATCTTCAAACTGCAAAGTATAATGTAATATTATGTCCAGGGCAGGGAGGGGTTTTGATTCATGAAGGTATTGGGCATAATTTAGAAGGCGATATTTATTTTAAAAAAGAAAGTCTTCTAAATAATATGTTAAAGAAAAAGATATTTAATAAACAAATCAATATAAGTGATAGTTGTAATGAAATTGATTATATATATTACAACTTATCGTCGGATGGAAGTGTTACACAAAACGTTGATTTAGTAAAAAATGGAGTTATTAATGGATTGCTTAGTGATATGTATATATCCTCTTGTTATGGCGTTGAGGATACTGGGAACGGTAGGTGTGCAACATTTGAAAATATGGCGTTACCACGTATGCGAAATACATATTTACACAATGGAGAAAAAACAGCAAATGAAATAATCGATAATATGAGAGAGGGGATCATTGCTTTAGAATTAGGTGGCGGGAGTGTAGATATTGTATCAGGTCATTTTGTTTTTAATATTGCATTAGGAGGATATGTAAGAAATGGAGAAATTGTATCAATTTTACCACCATGTTTATTAGAAGGAAATGTTTTGAAAACATTAAATTCAATAAGTGAAATTGGAAATGATTTGGAATTTAAGTTTGCAAAATGTGTTAAAGATGGGCAGGAACTGGATGTATCTTATGGATGTCCAACTATTAAATTAGAAAGTCAACAAATATTTTTTTAA
- a CDS encoding ABC transporter ATP-binding protein, which produces MYLELKNINFSYGENVILKNVNFGVEKGEITGLIGANGAGKTTIIYNIVKKLIPKSGEILLNGKLLKDIQMDELNIAYIPDEPVYYEELTLMEHLQFVHALYPSNDIDIQELVKRMELQPHLHKIPSMLSKGTLQKMLIAIAMLREYEAFIADEPFNGLDPKQIKEFKNLLIESRANNKAILISTHLLDMVEELCDKYIMICAGEVIAAGSKQEIAKKYGLDSKKSVEELYLQIIESREQ; this is translated from the coding sequence ATGTACTTAGAATTAAAAAATATAAACTTTTCATATGGAGAAAATGTTATTTTAAAAAATGTAAATTTTGGAGTGGAAAAAGGAGAAATTACAGGATTAATCGGAGCTAACGGAGCCGGTAAAACGACAATTATATATAATATCGTAAAAAAGCTTATTCCTAAAAGCGGTGAGATATTATTAAATGGAAAGTTGCTGAAAGATATTCAAATGGATGAATTGAATATTGCATATATTCCGGATGAACCTGTTTATTATGAAGAGTTAACTTTGATGGAGCATTTACAATTTGTTCATGCGTTATATCCATCAAATGATATAGATATACAGGAACTTGTAAAGCGTATGGAATTGCAGCCTCATTTACATAAAATTCCAAGTATGCTATCGAAAGGAACCTTGCAAAAAATGTTGATTGCAATAGCAATGCTGCGAGAATATGAGGCTTTTATTGCAGATGAACCTTTTAATGGATTAGATCCAAAACAAATTAAAGAATTTAAAAATTTATTAATCGAATCAAGGGCTAATAATAAGGCAATACTGATTTCTACACATTTATTAGATATGGTGGAAGAGTTATGTGATAAATATATTATGATATGTGCAGGTGAAGTTATTGCAGCTGGAAGTAAACAAGAAATTGCAAAGAAATATGGACTTGATAGTAAAAAAAGTGTAGAAGAATTGTATCTTCAGATTATTGAAAGTAGGGAGCAATGA
- a CDS encoding IS1634 family transposase — translation MYLDFLVKVPTVKGKITRRKKSNVVYIEYEYDRVYDPSRKYTFPKRVTIGKLSDTDLELMRPNQNFLKYFPDAELPECKNRTYRSSCLRVGTYFVLRKIIEECRLKDILGKYFEPHDMGLFLDLVVYSIIAENNAAQYYPDYTYNHPLFTEKMKQYSDSRVSDFLNSITDNQSTGFLNTWNESRDYREKIYISYDSTNKNCQAGDIEMVEFGHPKVDVGEAVFNYTVAYGTRNQEPLFYEKYPGSLNDISQLQFMLDKASGYGYKKIGFILDRGYFSCENIQYMDKCGYSFIIMVKGMSALVNGLILENKGTFENKRANNIYEYGVYGKTIRHRLYASDKKERYFHLYHSISKESAERIEIENRINQMTQYLKKYQNKVKEFGPGFEKYFNLHYDEKSQAFVLPEERNSVLERELDLAGYFCIITSEKMSAKEAIELYKSRDVSEKLFRGDKSYLGNKSIRVYSEESARAKIFVEFVAMIVRCKMYIKLKEEMKKLDKRPNYMTVPAALKELEKIEMVRQLDNIYRLDHAVTANQKVILKAFGLDTNSIKYFASELSKELKKAE, via the coding sequence ATGTATCTGGATTTTTTAGTGAAAGTACCAACTGTAAAAGGCAAGATCACACGGAGAAAAAAGTCAAATGTTGTATATATAGAGTATGAGTATGACCGGGTTTATGATCCATCCAGAAAGTATACTTTTCCCAAAAGAGTAACGATTGGAAAACTGTCAGATACGGATCTGGAACTTATGAGACCGAATCAAAATTTCCTGAAATATTTTCCTGATGCAGAGCTTCCAGAATGCAAAAACAGGACTTACAGAAGCAGTTGTCTCAGAGTAGGAACATACTTTGTACTGCGTAAGATCATAGAAGAATGCAGATTGAAAGATATCCTTGGAAAGTATTTTGAACCGCATGATATGGGGCTGTTTTTAGATCTGGTTGTTTATTCGATCATAGCAGAAAATAATGCAGCACAATACTATCCGGATTATACATACAACCATCCACTTTTTACGGAAAAGATGAAACAATACAGTGATTCGAGGGTATCAGACTTTTTGAATTCAATAACAGATAACCAAAGTACAGGCTTTCTGAATACATGGAATGAGTCACGGGATTACCGCGAAAAGATCTATATTTCTTATGATTCAACGAATAAAAACTGTCAGGCGGGAGATATAGAAATGGTCGAATTTGGGCATCCGAAAGTAGATGTGGGAGAGGCAGTATTTAATTATACAGTTGCGTATGGCACCCGTAATCAGGAACCATTATTTTATGAAAAATATCCTGGCAGCCTGAATGATATCTCCCAGCTTCAGTTCATGTTGGATAAGGCATCTGGATATGGTTATAAGAAGATCGGATTTATTTTGGACAGGGGTTATTTCAGCTGCGAAAACATACAATATATGGACAAATGTGGGTATAGTTTTATAATCATGGTAAAAGGGATGTCTGCCCTTGTAAATGGATTGATCCTGGAAAATAAAGGGACATTCGAGAATAAGCGAGCAAACAATATCTATGAATATGGAGTTTACGGAAAGACAATACGGCACAGGCTGTATGCAAGTGATAAAAAAGAACGTTATTTTCATTTGTATCATAGTATTTCAAAAGAAAGTGCAGAACGGATAGAGATTGAAAACAGGATCAACCAGATGACACAGTATCTGAAAAAGTATCAGAATAAAGTGAAGGAATTCGGCCCTGGATTTGAGAAGTACTTTAACCTTCATTATGATGAAAAGAGCCAGGCTTTTGTATTGCCGGAAGAACGCAACAGTGTGTTAGAAAGAGAACTCGATCTGGCAGGATATTTTTGTATCATTACATCGGAAAAGATGAGTGCGAAGGAAGCAATCGAGCTATATAAGAGCAGGGATGTATCGGAGAAACTGTTCCGTGGAGATAAATCATATCTGGGAAATAAGAGCATCCGGGTGTATTCAGAAGAATCAGCAAGAGCGAAGATATTTGTTGAGTTCGTAGCTATGATCGTGCGCTGCAAGATGTATATAAAACTAAAAGAAGAGATGAAAAAACTGGATAAGAGACCGAATTATATGACTGTACCGGCGGCACTAAAAGAGCTGGAAAAAATAGAAATGGTACGCCAGTTAGATAATATATATCGGCTGGATCATGCAGTAACAGCGAATCAGAAAGTAATATTGAAAGCTTTTGGACTGGATACAAACAGTATAAAATACTTTGCATCAGAGCTGAGTAAGGAACTGAAAAAAGCTGAATAA
- a CDS encoding helix-turn-helix domain-containing protein produces MESRIKQLREKRGLIQEILAAELGITQQMLSKYERDVTFIKVDILKKIAVYFNVTTDYLLGLSEVKRDLQGQMKVNETLDEYYDLVEIYKNLDKYDQEMIWSIIQIIKKLDEKRKREQKRVD; encoded by the coding sequence ATGGAAAGTCGTATCAAACAACTTCGTGAAAAAAGAGGGTTAATACAAGAAATTTTGGCCGCAGAATTAGGAATAACACAACAGATGCTCAGTAAATATGAAAGAGATGTTACGTTTATTAAAGTAGACATTCTAAAAAAAATAGCGGTATATTTTAATGTGACAACAGATTATTTGTTAGGGCTATCAGAGGTTAAGAGAGATTTACAGGGACAAATGAAAGTGAATGAGACGTTGGACGAATACTATGATCTTGTGGAGATATACAAGAACCTGGATAAATATGATCAGGAAATGATATGGTCAATTATACAAATTATTAAAAAATTGGATGAAAAGAGAAAAAGGGAACAGAAGAGAGTGGATTAA
- a CDS encoding LytR/AlgR family response regulator transcription factor encodes MLNIAICDDDIQITGTIENLVRKIANKNFVEVETEVFWNGQGLLDAIIKDSKFDIIYLDIEMPKEDGISVAKRIRTYDKNVLIIYVTSHENHMRDSFSVRPFQFLVKPVAEEQMETCFKAAFSDINNTDFYFRYSYKRISYKVPVRDILYFESNRRKISIVTEKDTYEVYEKLNEIEKSLKNCKMPFLRVHQSFLVNYRHVDGLAYDFVIMDNGKKISISEDRRKMISEQYCSMEDTFYVGE; translated from the coding sequence ATGCTAAATATAGCAATTTGCGATGATGATATACAGATTACAGGAACGATTGAAAATTTAGTACGAAAAATAGCAAACAAAAATTTTGTTGAAGTAGAGACGGAAGTTTTCTGGAATGGACAAGGTTTGCTGGATGCTATTATAAAGGACAGTAAATTTGATATTATTTATCTTGATATTGAAATGCCGAAAGAAGATGGTATCTCAGTAGCAAAAAGAATAAGAACGTATGACAAAAATGTTTTGATTATTTACGTCACAAGCCATGAAAATCATATGAGAGACTCTTTTTCTGTTCGTCCATTTCAATTTCTCGTGAAGCCAGTAGCTGAAGAACAGATGGAAACATGTTTTAAAGCTGCATTCAGTGATATAAATAATACCGATTTTTATTTTCGATATAGTTATAAGAGAATAAGTTATAAAGTTCCGGTAAGAGACATTTTATATTTTGAAAGCAATAGACGAAAAATATCCATTGTAACAGAAAAAGATACCTATGAAGTATACGAAAAACTGAATGAGATTGAGAAAAGCTTGAAGAACTGTAAAATGCCGTTTTTACGTGTGCATCAATCTTTTCTTGTAAATTATAGACATGTGGATGGATTGGCATATGACTTTGTTATAATGGATAATGGAAAGAAGATTTCAATCAGTGAAGATAGAAGAAAAATGATTAGTGAACAGTACTGCTCGATGGAGGATACATTTTATGTTGGTGAATAA
- a CDS encoding sensor histidine kinase — protein sequence MLVNKMLMNVTEILLVIFAIFLFSCYFSIFFTRRKKKITIVIGYTIFAVWQLMLLNASILPVYINISVTIVITFISAMCVYEGRNLNKCIFVLAFNAIWMMIETVSGYILSIYCNQFRYSQMYGILGSVISKILFLLIIFALRKIFSVGGITEFSVKYSIMLILIPIGSIYVMNEVFLFSYKINNDRAYFHSAIAAIILLCLNILIFYIYVKLTDDLQLRRMTSVYEQQLELCERHQQERELSMLQLRDMKHNMKNNLVSILAYAEKGEDEKIIEFIQDIMDESGLSISVVANSGNIVIDSLLGYWYVTAQKKGIDFSLDIKIPMKMEFKGADICLILGNLLENAVEAAERVKKKKYIKIQMKYDKGNLLIFLMNSYQGQLIKMKDERLKSTKSDAGNHGVGLPSVYRAAAKYNGIVTVDDSIPERFLVRVVLYGEKE from the coding sequence ATGTTGGTGAATAAAATGTTGATGAATGTGACAGAGATATTGCTCGTAATATTTGCGATATTTCTGTTTTCTTGCTATTTTTCTATATTTTTTACAAGAAGAAAGAAAAAGATAACAATTGTAATTGGCTACACCATTTTTGCAGTCTGGCAGTTAATGCTTTTGAATGCCAGTATATTACCAGTTTACATCAATATAAGCGTTACAATTGTAATAACATTTATTTCAGCTATGTGTGTTTATGAAGGAAGGAATTTGAATAAATGTATTTTTGTTCTGGCTTTTAATGCAATTTGGATGATGATAGAAACAGTAAGTGGTTATATACTTTCAATCTATTGTAATCAATTTAGATATTCTCAGATGTACGGAATCCTAGGATCAGTCATATCAAAAATATTATTTTTACTGATTATATTTGCACTAAGAAAAATATTTTCGGTAGGTGGAATTACAGAATTTTCTGTTAAATACAGTATTATGTTAATTTTAATTCCAATTGGAAGTATTTATGTTATGAATGAGGTTTTCTTATTTAGCTACAAAATAAATAATGATCGTGCATATTTTCATTCTGCAATTGCTGCGATTATTTTGCTGTGCTTAAATATATTGATTTTTTATATTTATGTGAAGTTGACGGATGATTTACAGTTAAGGCGGATGACTTCAGTTTATGAACAACAATTGGAATTATGTGAACGACATCAACAAGAAAGAGAACTTTCCATGTTGCAATTAAGAGACATGAAACATAATATGAAAAATAATCTAGTATCTATTCTTGCTTACGCAGAGAAAGGAGAAGACGAGAAAATCATAGAATTTATCCAGGACATAATGGATGAAAGTGGCTTATCAATATCTGTGGTTGCCAATAGTGGCAACATTGTAATTGATTCACTACTTGGATATTGGTATGTAACAGCACAAAAGAAAGGGATAGATTTTTCTTTGGATATAAAGATTCCTATGAAGATGGAGTTTAAGGGTGCGGATATATGTCTGATACTTGGGAATTTATTAGAAAATGCTGTAGAAGCGGCTGAAAGGGTAAAAAAGAAGAAGTACATAAAAATCCAAATGAAATATGATAAAGGCAATCTGCTGATATTTTTAATGAATAGTTACCAGGGGCAATTAATAAAAATGAAGGATGAGAGACTGAAATCTACGAAATCCGATGCTGGAAATCATGGCGTTGGTTTGCCGTCAGTTTATCGAGCTGCAGCGAAGTATAATGGAATAGTTACAGTTGATGATTCTATACCAGAAAGATTTCTGGTGAGAGTCGTGTTGTACGGAGAAAAGGAATAA
- a CDS encoding response regulator produces MKKILLFSDHREIFKTTNKITKGKYKLKWCTYDWSDDDKHFTPDVIIMYFNKKMVEKGTFEFIVRVKGILGNTIPILALIENGTKQDIFSVLKAGVYDYLENVEDLQEYQKKIEEILLWIWYLKKYGSQKGCNDQ; encoded by the coding sequence ATGAAAAAGATATTATTGTTTAGTGATCATAGAGAAATATTTAAAACTACAAATAAAATAACAAAAGGAAAGTATAAACTGAAGTGGTGCACCTATGATTGGTCGGATGATGATAAGCATTTTACTCCAGATGTTATTATTATGTATTTTAATAAAAAAATGGTTGAAAAAGGAACATTTGAATTTATCGTCAGAGTAAAAGGGATATTGGGAAATACAATTCCAATTCTTGCTTTGATTGAAAATGGGACAAAGCAGGATATTTTTTCGGTATTGAAGGCAGGAGTGTATGATTATTTGGAGAATGTGGAGGATTTACAAGAATATCAAAAAAAAATAGAAGAGATATTATTGTGGATATGGTACTTAAAAAAGTATGGTTCTCAAAAAGGTTGTAATGATCAATGA
- a CDS encoding cyclic lactone autoinducer peptide, with protein MNMKNVKAQSAKALANVSLKLGKVSADSACCYIFHQPKVPKDLKKLKKI; from the coding sequence ATGAATATGAAAAATGTAAAAGCTCAGTCAGCGAAAGCACTGGCAAATGTATCTTTAAAACTTGGAAAAGTGTCAGCGGATAGTGCATGTTGCTATATCTTTCACCAGCCGAAAGTTCCGAAGGACTTGAAAAAACTTAAAAAGATTTGA
- a CDS encoding accessory gene regulator B family protein: protein MRRLSEKLTKYVIKTGAVPSESYDIYQYGFQIGLEMLCCFVTCLSIAIYMHMIPEFAIFTGIFMLLRTYAGGVHLNSFGSCFICSVTVQTIAMYFNSKYKFTVGTAWLLILVSAILILKAAPVECVNRELDDTEKEHCKKVTMKVLIAVIVFAGCCTLAGILAILSLVALTSFIILISQYVGILKYKIEKSKNKRR from the coding sequence ATGAGACGGCTGTCAGAAAAATTAACAAAATATGTTATTAAGACCGGTGCAGTTCCTTCGGAATCATATGACATATATCAATATGGCTTTCAGATTGGACTTGAGATGCTATGCTGTTTCGTAACTTGTTTGAGTATAGCAATATATATGCATATGATTCCGGAATTTGCAATATTTACGGGGATTTTTATGTTGCTACGGACTTATGCAGGTGGCGTGCATCTTAACAGTTTTGGATCATGTTTTATATGTTCAGTCACTGTACAGACAATAGCAATGTATTTTAACAGTAAATATAAATTTACGGTAGGTACAGCATGGCTTCTTATATTAGTAAGTGCGATATTGATATTGAAAGCTGCACCAGTAGAGTGTGTCAATCGAGAACTTGATGATACTGAAAAAGAACACTGCAAAAAAGTAACCATGAAAGTCTTAATTGCTGTTATTGTATTTGCTGGTTGTTGTACACTTGCAGGAATACTAGCCATACTTTCCTTAGTTGCACTGACTTCCTTTATAATTTTAATCTCTCAGTATGTTGGTATTTTGAAATATAAAATTGAAAAGAGCAAGAATAAGCGGAGATGA
- a CDS encoding sigma factor-like helix-turn-helix DNA-binding protein, whose product MEQSSSYDEKRVMHQFDRKCKLALKGEIVDYERHLAYLRKHETLFSELSEQEMESLSIFDEYELEKSYFRAGGYDVEVKNALLAEALTALTERKRDIILLSYFMEMNDADIARKLNLVRSTVHEHRTRSLEILKIMLEENAGENGRKKRK is encoded by the coding sequence ATGGAGCAATCTTCTTCCTACGATGAGAAAAGGGTAATGCACCAGTTTGATCGAAAATGCAAATTGGCACTAAAGGGCGAAATAGTGGATTATGAAAGGCATTTAGCTTATCTTAGAAAACATGAAACTTTGTTTTCAGAATTATCTGAACAAGAGATGGAGAGCCTTTCTATATTTGATGAATATGAATTGGAAAAAAGCTATTTTCGGGCAGGCGGTTATGATGTAGAGGTAAAAAATGCTCTATTGGCAGAAGCATTAACTGCACTGACAGAGAGAAAAAGGGACATTATTCTTTTGTCATACTTTATGGAAATGAATGATGCGGATATAGCAAGAAAACTGAACCTGGTAAGAAGTACGGTACATGAGCATCGTACACGATCGCTTGAAATATTAAAGATTATGCTGGAGGAAAATGCAGGTGAAAACGGAAGAAAAAAGCGTAAATAA
- a CDS encoding helix-turn-helix domain-containing protein has protein sequence MKTEEKSVNNKKLIPFWVIERALEGDIQAINKILKHYEGYIAKLSVRKMYDEYGCVHYCVDETLRRRLETKLIKTIIGFKIVR, from the coding sequence GTGAAAACGGAAGAAAAAAGCGTAAATAATAAAAAATTGATACCGTTTTGGGTAATCGAAAGAGCATTGGAGGGTGACATTCAGGCGATAAATAAAATTCTGAAACATTATGAAGGATATATTGCAAAATTATCGGTCAGAAAAATGTATGATGAGTATGGCTGTGTTCATTATTGTGTAGATGAAACACTTCGCAGACGTCTGGAAACAAAATTGATAAAAACAATTATTGGATTTAAAATAGTTCGCTAA
- a CDS encoding DUF6462 family protein yields the protein MQRHIINRKRFVRYKEGAEIYSMCQSKFEKMAKEANAVYKLDKLVLVNCDIFEAYLETFRTGI from the coding sequence ATGCAAAGACATATTATAAATAGGAAAAGATTTGTTCGTTATAAAGAAGGTGCAGAAATATACAGCATGTGTCAAAGTAAGTTTGAAAAAATGGCAAAGGAAGCAAATGCTGTTTATAAGCTGGATAAATTGGTACTGGTGAACTGTGATATTTTTGAGGCATATCTGGAAACATTCCGAACCGGTATTTAG
- a CDS encoding CopG family transcriptional regulator has translation MGRPKAESPKKKNVSFRLTEEEYQKLSEYAAKHELTTTQTIQKGIELLYQMPEK, from the coding sequence ATGGGGAGACCGAAAGCAGAATCCCCTAAGAAGAAAAATGTAAGTTTCCGCTTAACAGAGGAAGAATATCAGAAATTGTCAGAGTATGCAGCGAAGCATGAGCTGACTACAACACAAACGATACAAAAAGGTATTGAGCTTTTATATCAGATGCCAGAAAAGTAA
- a CDS encoding site-specific integrase: MAKARKDNRGRALRKGESQRQSDLMYIYTYTDPFGKRRYTYSKDLVKLREKEQKLLKDQLDGLDVYAAGNANLNFVFDRYISTKTELRRTTYTNYMYMYDHYVRDSFGKKKIGEIKYSDVLYFYYHLINERKLQVNTLETIHTVLHPTFQLAVRDDIIRNNPSHGVMSEIKKKPGRNHGVRHALTVEQQRAFMNYTSNSPVFNHWAPLFTVLLGTGCRIGEIIGIRWEDIDLEKRLININHSVTYYPRRAETTKCEFAVSLPKTEAGIRTVPMMEPVYNAFMEEYEYQKENGFSTVTLDGMEGFIFTNRFGNLHNPQAVNRTIKRIRENYNAEEILKAKKEKREPIIIPHFSCHHLRHTFCTRFCENETNIKVIQAVMGHANIETTMDIYAEVTDMKKTEAIEKLSHNLDIF; the protein is encoded by the coding sequence GTGGCAAAAGCAAGAAAAGATAACAGAGGCAGGGCCTTACGCAAAGGCGAGAGTCAACGCCAGTCCGACCTGATGTACATATACACTTATACAGATCCATTTGGAAAAAGAAGATATACATATTCCAAGGATTTGGTTAAGTTAAGGGAAAAAGAGCAGAAATTGTTGAAAGACCAATTAGACGGTCTTGATGTGTATGCTGCGGGAAATGCCAATCTTAATTTTGTATTTGATAGATATATTTCTACGAAAACAGAGTTGAGACGAACAACATATACCAATTATATGTACATGTATGATCATTACGTCAGAGACAGTTTTGGAAAGAAGAAAATCGGTGAAATTAAATATTCAGATGTACTGTACTTTTATTATCATTTGATAAATGAAAGAAAATTGCAGGTTAATACACTGGAAACGATTCATACGGTGCTTCATCCAACATTTCAGTTAGCAGTGCGAGATGATATTATCCGAAACAACCCATCTCATGGTGTAATGTCAGAAATAAAAAAGAAACCAGGGAGGAATCATGGAGTGAGACATGCGTTGACAGTAGAACAGCAGAGAGCATTTATGAATTATACATCGAACAGTCCGGTATTTAATCATTGGGCACCATTGTTTACGGTTCTTTTAGGTACAGGATGTCGTATAGGTGAGATTATTGGGATTCGATGGGAAGATATTGATTTAGAGAAACGACTGATCAATATTAATCACAGTGTTACATATTATCCACGCAGAGCAGAAACAACCAAATGCGAATTTGCTGTTTCGTTACCTAAAACAGAGGCGGGCATTCGTACAGTTCCGATGATGGAGCCAGTATATAATGCTTTTATGGAAGAGTATGAATATCAGAAAGAAAATGGATTCAGTACCGTTACACTGGACGGTATGGAGGGATTTATATTTACAAATCGGTTTGGCAATCTTCATAATCCGCAGGCAGTCAACCGGACAATCAAACGCATCCGGGAAAACTACAATGCAGAAGAAATTTTAAAAGCAAAAAAGGAGAAAAGAGAGCCGATCATTATTCCACATTTTTCCTGCCATCATTTGAGACATACTTTTTGTACGAGATTCTGCGAAAATGAAACGAATATTAAGGTGATACAGGCAGTTATGGGACATGCAAATATTGAGACAACGATGGATATATATGCCGAAGTCACCGATATGAAAAAAACAGAAGCAATAGAAAAATTATCACATAATTTAGACATATTCTAG
- a CDS encoding helix-turn-helix domain-containing protein, with amino-acid sequence MKICYNKLQKLMIDNQMKRQDLMRAAEITSYAATKINKNEPVSLEVLMRICQVFHCDIGDICEVILDED; translated from the coding sequence ATGAAGATATGCTATAACAAACTTCAAAAACTTATGATTGACAATCAAATGAAAAGACAGGATTTAATGCGTGCAGCCGAAATCACATCATACGCCGCAACGAAGATAAATAAGAATGAGCCAGTATCTCTTGAAGTACTGATGAGGATATGCCAGGTGTTTCATTGTGACATCGGAGATATATGCGAAGTTATTTTAGACGAAGATTAA